Within the bacterium genome, the region GCGCGAGTTGGGCGGCTATGATGACACGTTGTTCGGCGCGGAAGAAATCGATCTGGGCTACCGCCTGCGCGCCCGCAATCTCAAAACCCTGCGGATTTCTCATCTCATGGCCCGCCATGACATCGGCATGCAATCGCTGCGGCAGTTTTGGCGGCGCGGCGTGCGTGACGGCTACTGGGAAATGGAGATGATCACCCGCTATTTCCACTGGTCGTGGCCGCTGCCGCAAGAGTACATCTGGAAAATGAACGTGCAGTTGCTCGCCTTTGCCAGCCTGTTGCTGCACGTGATTTTGCATCCCACCGCCGGCGAGTTGGCCGCCGTTTTCGTGTTGCCGGCCATCTTTTTCTGCAAGAAGGTTTGGTACTACCACCGCGCCACCGGCAAGCGTGCGATGAGCTGGCTGGCGGCGTTCTTCAATTACTTCAACATGTTTCCCATTGCCTGCGGCCAGTTGCGCTTCATGCGCGAGCGCATGGCCGGATGGTGGTGCCGGCCGGCGCACAGACCCGCCTAGCGCACGGGTGCAAGACAAAGACCTTTCTCCGCGTTCGCTACGACTCGGCGGTTCCGGCGCCGGCAGTGTGTGAGTGGTGGCGTTCAAGAACAGTCGGGTTCATTTTGCCTTTTGCTTTTGTTGATGCCCGGCATGCTGCTCATCTTTCCAAGCGATGAGCACGCGTGCTGGGCATTTTTGTTGATCCCTGTGCCATTCCCAGCGCCACCATTTTCACAACCGATTTTGCCCCTGCAAAACAGCGCCTGCTCGTGCGGCGGCGGCGATACGTTCCATTACACAGCGCGATTTTGTGCAGCGGCGAGCGTGCAACAAAACGTTGCGATTTGGCCGGTGTGGCCGGAAAAGGGAGTCTAAACGCCGTCATTTCAAGCTGCAGCGGCCGCTGATTCCAGTCGCGCTCACTGGCACCGTCCTTGCTTGAGCTGAAGGCGTCATTTACTCATGGGTTCCGAAAGCCAATCGGTTCACCCGCAGCCAATAACCGCTAAAGCGCAAGGTCGAGGAAGACATGCCTGGAATATTGGGAATCGTTCGTGCTGGGATGGCGCCGGAAAAAGGGGCCAGAGCGGTGCAAGACATGATGCAGCCGCTGCTGCATTTTCCGTGGTATCGCTGCGCGGCGGCGCAGTCCACCGGCGTGAGTTTGGGTCTGGTGAGCTTGGGCGGCTTGGCGCGCAACCCCCGCTGCGTGACCAGCAGTGACGGCCTGCATATCGTCGCGTTTGAAGGTGAGCTGCACAATGCGCAGGAATTGCGGCAGCAGCTCAACCTCGCGGCGGGCGGCAATGATGCTGCCAGTCATGCCGCGCTCGTTTTGCACGCGCTGCGGCGCTGGGGCGTGGCGGCCTTCGAGCGCTGCAACGGCCTTTTTCAAATTGCGTGGTGGAACGAGGCGGAGCAGGCACTGGTGGTGGCGTGTGATCCCGGTGGCTTGCGGCCGATTTACTATTGCCAAGCGGCGGAGCAATTTGCTTTCGCAACGGAAGTGAAGGCGTTGCTGGCGCTGCCCTGGGTCAAGCGCAATCTCGATTATGACGGCTTGCTGAGCTTCCTGCGCCACGGCCTGCCGCTGGGCGGCCGTACTTTTTTTGCGAACGTGCGGGTGTTGCCGCCCGGCAGTTACGCCCGCTTTTGCGGCGGCCGTTTGGAGATTCAACGCTATTGGCGCATGCGCTTTACCGAGCAGGCGGAACTTTCGGAGCGGGAAAGCAACGAGCAGTTTCTGCAGACCTGGGTCGAGGTGATGCGCGATCAAGCCGCGGGCAATTTCCGTCTGGGTTTGCCGCTCAGCGGCGGTGTGGATTCGCGCGTGATTCTCGCGGCGCTGATGGCCGAGAAAAAAGAAGTGTTCACCTTCACCATGGGTGAGCCCGGCTGCTGTGATGCCACGCTGGCGCATGAATTGGCGGAGAAGGCGAGCTGCTCGAATCTCTTCAGTCCAGTGGTGGCGCAGGAAGTGGCCCACGGC harbors:
- a CDS encoding glycosyltransferase, which gives rise to MKTQPRVSVVIIGRNEEEHLADCIRSLQHLRYPGDKLEIIYVDNDSSDRSLAIARRFPIRTLALKQARSTPGLARNAGLQAATGEFVHFIDGDMTMDPDWLVAALPAFADERVVAVVGRLREVRPQESLYNRFFDLGWETAPLGEIGAPGGGGLFRTDRLRELGGYDDTLFGAEEIDLGYRLRARNLKTLRISHLMARHDIGMQSLRQFWRRGVRDGYWEMEMITRYFHWSWPLPQEYIWKMNVQLLAFASLLLHVILHPTAGELAAVFVLPAIFFCKKVWYYHRATGKRAMSWLAAFFNYFNMFPIACGQLRFMRERMAGWWCRPAHRPA